In Halarcobacter bivalviorum, a genomic segment contains:
- a CDS encoding DMT family transporter produces the protein MLLMLIAVLVIPFSDAIGKWLSTTYSPMQITFFRFFLQAILIYFIAKILRKKIASFKWIYFFLAVFISSCMFLLFWGLMYLPLANNIALFFIEPLILTLLSIIFLKEKVSKELVFVLIIGFIGTLVIIRPNWSAYGTAAILPILAAVFYALYLMAIRVSKDIKDIVSMQFWIGFLASIFIGIIYLVLKPFEIEVIAFQPFEISTWWLLLSLTVITVVTQFLISKALYYANASLLASFQYLEIISATLLGWLIFSDIPDSITMLGAVIVIFSGVYLIKVERSIKS, from the coding sequence ATGTTATTAATGCTTATAGCTGTTTTAGTTATCCCTTTTTCTGATGCAATAGGAAAATGGCTTTCAACTACTTACTCTCCTATGCAAATCACTTTTTTTAGATTTTTTTTACAAGCAATTTTAATATATTTTATAGCAAAAATTTTAAGAAAAAAGATTGCAAGTTTTAAATGGATTTATTTTTTCTTAGCAGTTTTTATATCTTCTTGTATGTTTTTACTTTTTTGGGGATTAATGTACTTGCCTTTAGCTAATAATATTGCACTATTTTTTATTGAACCTTTGATTTTAACACTATTATCAATAATCTTTTTAAAAGAGAAAGTTTCAAAGGAGTTAGTTTTTGTTTTAATTATTGGATTTATAGGAACTTTAGTAATTATTAGACCAAACTGGTCTGCTTATGGTACAGCAGCTATTTTACCTATTTTAGCAGCAGTTTTTTATGCTCTATATCTTATGGCAATTAGAGTTTCAAAAGATATTAAAGATATTGTTTCTATGCAGTTTTGGATAGGTTTTTTAGCTTCAATATTTATAGGGATAATCTATTTAGTATTAAAACCTTTTGAGATAGAAGTAATTGCTTTTCAGCCTTTTGAAATCTCAACTTGGTGGTTATTGCTTTCTCTTACTGTAATAACAGTAGTAACTCAATTTTTAATCTCAAAGGCTTTATATTATGCAAATGCAAGTTTATTAGCCTCATTCCAATATTTAGAGATTATAAGTGCTACACTTCTTGGATGGCTTATTTTTAGTGATATTCCAGATAGTATAACTATGCTTGGAGCAGTGATTGTAATCTTTTCAGGAGTCTATTTAATCAAAGTGGAAAGAAGTATTAAATCTTAA